The proteins below come from a single Zhouia spongiae genomic window:
- a CDS encoding LacI family DNA-binding transcriptional regulator: MKKKITLKQIARELDVSVSTVSKALKDSPEIGQDTIDKVKAFARLYNYKPNNIAVSLQNRKTKNIAVIIPEIVHHFFTKVISGIEKHANQRGYNVIVCLSNEDFEKEVINMETLANGSIDGFIISLSKGTQQKKDYHHLREVINQGMPLVMFDRVTDEIYCDKVVVDDGRGAYNAVRHMIRSGCKRIAIVTTHEYLSVGSYRTLGYKNALVDAGISVEENLIVRTEDADCEKQIFELFRTQLFDGLLCVNEYFAVVALREARKRNIDVPRQLSVVAFSDGILAQNSFPRLTTVNQHGFEIGEVSAKLLIDKLDGIEDDSHYRTEVIKTSLIERESTNPV, translated from the coding sequence ATGAAAAAAAAGATCACGTTAAAACAAATAGCCAGAGAGTTAGACGTCTCTGTTTCTACAGTTTCTAAGGCCTTGAAGGACAGTCCCGAAATTGGTCAGGATACTATAGATAAGGTGAAGGCCTTTGCCAGGCTCTATAACTATAAGCCCAATAACATAGCTGTGAGCCTTCAGAACAGAAAGACGAAGAACATTGCAGTTATTATCCCCGAAATCGTACATCATTTTTTTACAAAGGTGATCAGCGGGATAGAAAAGCATGCGAATCAAAGAGGTTATAATGTCATCGTATGCCTTTCGAATGAAGATTTTGAAAAGGAGGTCATCAATATGGAAACACTTGCGAACGGGAGTATAGACGGTTTTATCATTTCATTGTCCAAAGGAACCCAGCAAAAAAAGGATTATCACCATCTAAGGGAGGTGATCAATCAGGGGATGCCGCTCGTAATGTTCGACAGGGTTACTGATGAGATTTATTGTGATAAGGTAGTGGTAGATGACGGGCGTGGAGCCTATAACGCGGTAAGGCATATGATCAGGTCCGGATGTAAAAGAATTGCAATTGTAACAACCCATGAGTATTTAAGTGTTGGAAGTTACAGGACATTAGGCTATAAGAATGCTTTGGTGGATGCCGGTATCTCTGTAGAAGAAAACCTTATTGTCAGAACGGAAGATGCCGATTGTGAAAAGCAAATTTTTGAATTGTTCAGGACACAGCTTTTCGATGGATTGCTTTGTGTTAATGAATATTTTGCTGTGGTAGCGTTGCGTGAAGCCAGAAAAAGGAATATAGATGTTCCCAGGCAGCTTTCGGTTGTAGCTTTTTCGGATGGTATCCTGGCTCAAAATTCTTTCCCGCGATTAACAACAGTCAATCAACATGGCTTCGAGATAGGAGAGGTGTCGGCTAAATTGTTGATAGACAAACTGGACGGCATAGAAGATGATTCGCACTACAGGACTGAAGTTATAAAGACATCATTAATAGAACGGGAATCGACCAATCCGGTTTAA
- a CDS encoding MFS transporter yields the protein MKKRRLSFLEIWNMSFGFLGIQMGFALQNANASRILQIFGADVHELSWFWIVAPLTGLIVQPIIGYYSDKTWTKLGRRRPYFLAGAVLASLGLVLMPNADMFTAFMPALWVGAGMLMIMDASFNIAMEPFRALVADNLPSDQRTLGFSIQTVLIGFGAVIGSWLPYVLTNWMGISNQAETGKVPLNLLISFVAGAVILTISILITVFTTKEYTPEALEQFDNSEQDPVEKGAGLLAIFTDFRKMPLTMKQLSWVQFFSWFGLFGMWVFSTPAIAHHVYGLNINDTSSATYQDAGDWVGVLFGVYNAVSAVFAFFLPAIALKLGRKRTHAISLLIGGVGLISVYFAPNENWLLLSMVGVGIAWASILAMPYAILAGSIPPRKMGVYMGIFNFFIVIPQIINALIGGPVVRYFYGGDPIYAIITSGVSFLIAALLVARVVDVDDVVKA from the coding sequence ATGAAAAAGCGTAGGTTAAGTTTCTTGGAAATCTGGAATATGAGTTTCGGTTTCCTCGGAATCCAAATGGGTTTTGCACTTCAAAATGCTAATGCCAGTAGAATTCTTCAAATTTTTGGAGCTGATGTTCATGAACTTTCATGGTTCTGGATCGTTGCCCCTTTAACAGGTTTGATTGTACAACCGATCATAGGTTATTACAGCGACAAGACCTGGACCAAACTGGGACGGAGGCGGCCCTACTTTTTAGCAGGTGCTGTTTTAGCGTCACTTGGTCTGGTACTCATGCCCAATGCAGATATGTTCACCGCATTTATGCCGGCTTTATGGGTTGGCGCAGGGATGTTGATGATTATGGATGCTTCCTTTAACATTGCGATGGAGCCTTTCAGGGCTCTTGTGGCGGATAACCTTCCATCCGATCAAAGAACACTGGGTTTTAGTATACAAACTGTTTTAATTGGTTTTGGAGCTGTTATCGGCTCGTGGTTGCCCTATGTGTTAACGAATTGGATGGGCATTTCTAATCAGGCAGAAACCGGCAAAGTCCCGTTAAATCTTTTGATCTCTTTTGTGGCTGGCGCTGTTATTTTAACGATCAGTATTTTGATAACCGTCTTTACAACTAAAGAGTATACACCAGAAGCATTAGAGCAATTTGATAATTCTGAACAAGATCCTGTAGAAAAAGGGGCGGGCTTATTAGCTATTTTTACCGACTTCAGAAAGATGCCGTTAACCATGAAGCAGTTGTCCTGGGTACAGTTCTTTTCGTGGTTCGGCCTTTTTGGTATGTGGGTATTCAGTACGCCGGCTATTGCGCATCATGTATATGGACTGAATATAAATGATACCAGTAGTGCAACCTATCAGGATGCGGGCGATTGGGTTGGAGTACTTTTCGGGGTTTATAATGCAGTTTCAGCCGTTTTTGCATTTTTTCTGCCTGCTATTGCCTTGAAATTAGGAAGGAAAAGAACACACGCCATTTCACTTCTGATAGGTGGTGTCGGATTGATATCGGTTTACTTTGCACCGAATGAAAACTGGTTGTTATTATCGATGGTGGGGGTAGGTATTGCCTGGGCAAGTATTTTAGCGATGCCATATGCTATCCTGGCCGGTTCGATCCCACCCAGAAAAATGGGGGTCTACATGGGGATATTTAATTTCTTTATCGTCATTCCCCAGATTATCAATGCGCTTATAGGCGGACCGGTTGTCAGATACTTCTATGGAGGAGATCCCATTTATGCTATAATTACCAGTGGAGTGTCTTTTCTGATCGCGGCATTATTAGTAGCGCGTGTAGTAGATGTTGACGATGTGGTAAAAGCCTGA
- the pgmB gene encoding beta-phosphoglucomutase, with product MKNKGYIFDLDGVIVDTARFHFLAWKRTADELEFVLTPELNEKLKGVSRVDSLNKILDWAGKSVSEEEFDRLAVEKNEYYLSFVEQMTSADILPGVYQYIKLLKEIGYPVALGSASKNAPMILKKVGLYDMFDAIVDGNSVTKAKPDPEVFLIAAKKIGIEDTACVVFEDSEAGIDAANAANMTSVGLGDTGVLGNADYVFADFLEIKDNLF from the coding sequence ATGAAAAACAAAGGATACATATTCGATTTAGATGGTGTTATTGTCGATACGGCGCGTTTTCATTTTTTAGCATGGAAACGTACTGCTGACGAACTTGAATTTGTGCTGACACCTGAATTGAATGAAAAGCTAAAAGGGGTGAGCAGGGTAGATTCGCTTAATAAAATACTGGACTGGGCAGGAAAGTCGGTATCAGAAGAGGAATTCGACAGGCTGGCCGTCGAAAAAAATGAATATTACCTCTCTTTTGTAGAACAAATGACTTCTGCAGATATACTGCCGGGAGTTTATCAGTATATCAAATTATTAAAAGAAATCGGTTATCCGGTCGCTTTAGGCTCTGCGAGTAAAAATGCGCCTATGATATTAAAGAAAGTAGGGCTATACGATATGTTTGATGCTATTGTTGACGGAAATAGTGTAACAAAGGCCAAGCCGGATCCTGAAGTGTTCCTGATAGCAGCAAAAAAAATAGGGATAGAAGATACTGCCTGTGTGGTTTTTGAAGATTCTGAAGCCGGAATCGATGCGGCGAATGCAGCAAATATGACATCAGTAGGGTTAGGAGATACAGGGGTTTTAGGAAATGCAGATTATGTGTTTGCCGACTTCCTGGAAATCAAAGACAATCTATTTTAA
- a CDS encoding glycoside hydrolase family 65 protein, with translation MNQDYIIPNSWSIIEEGFEAERVRSSESLFSIGNGAMGQRANFEEHYSGQTFQGSYIAGVYYPDKTKVGWWKNGYPEYFAKVLNAPNWIGINVYVNGEALDLNVCKEIRDYRRELNMKEGWYRRSFRAVMQNDVEIEVAALRFLSLDIDELGAIKYSVKPVNRDVNIIFKPYLDSGIENHDTNWEEKFWETLDIQNDDNKAVIVARTLKTHFYVGTFMENVLEVDGQPQSVSNKETRSSTYISHEYQLDVRKGATATLYKYAGYVSSMNHDKDRLVREAEKISTKAVTYGFEALLQKQKQAWASIWEMADITIEGDVKAQQGIRFNIFQLNQTYLGKDDRLNIGPKGFTGEKYGGSTYWDTEAYCIPFYMATKNQKVARSLLKYRYNQLDKAIENATKLGFVNGAALYPMVTMNGEECHNEWEITFEEIHRNGAIVFAICNYLRYTGDYSYIPEMGLEVMIGVARFWHQRVHFSADKGKYVILGVTGPNEYENNVNNNWYTNYLAQWCIRFAAEHIAKVRKEYTGDYKRIISVTNLSDEEIKTWLQVAENMYFPYSGKYQVYLQQDGFLDKDLKTVAHLPKEQRPINQKWSWDRILRSPYIKQADVLQGFYFFEDQFTKEELERHFDYYEPFTVHESSLSPCVHSIQAAVLGRMDQAYEFYLRTSRLDLDDYNKEVHEGLHITSMAGTWMSIVEGFGNMRVKNGMLSFEPKIPEQWKGYSFKVNYRGHILKVEVSHEKTSITTDGTQGLAVMLNGEKIELQPVVKP, from the coding sequence ATGAATCAAGATTATATAATACCAAATAGCTGGTCTATCATAGAGGAAGGGTTTGAAGCAGAAAGAGTAAGGTCTTCGGAGAGTTTGTTCAGCATAGGAAACGGAGCCATGGGGCAGCGTGCCAATTTTGAAGAACATTACTCCGGCCAGACCTTTCAGGGAAGTTATATAGCGGGAGTGTATTACCCGGATAAAACTAAAGTAGGATGGTGGAAAAACGGATACCCTGAATATTTTGCCAAGGTGCTGAATGCCCCTAACTGGATAGGGATTAATGTCTATGTAAACGGAGAAGCATTAGACCTTAACGTCTGTAAGGAAATTCGTGACTACCGTCGCGAATTGAATATGAAAGAAGGCTGGTACCGGCGGTCTTTCAGAGCTGTCATGCAAAATGATGTTGAGATAGAGGTTGCTGCACTACGCTTCTTAAGCCTGGATATAGACGAATTAGGAGCCATAAAATATTCGGTAAAGCCTGTTAACAGGGATGTGAATATAATTTTCAAGCCTTATCTGGATAGCGGTATTGAAAATCACGATACGAACTGGGAAGAAAAATTCTGGGAAACACTGGATATTCAGAATGACGATAACAAGGCGGTTATTGTGGCACGGACTTTAAAAACGCATTTTTATGTAGGGACCTTTATGGAGAATGTACTGGAGGTAGATGGTCAGCCGCAAAGTGTTTCTAATAAAGAAACGCGATCTTCAACATACATAAGTCATGAATACCAACTGGATGTCCGAAAAGGAGCTACAGCCACTTTGTATAAATATGCCGGTTATGTTTCGTCGATGAACCATGATAAAGACCGGCTGGTGAGGGAAGCTGAGAAAATATCGACAAAAGCGGTAACTTATGGTTTTGAGGCTTTGTTGCAAAAGCAAAAGCAAGCCTGGGCATCGATATGGGAAATGGCAGATATAACGATAGAAGGAGATGTAAAGGCACAACAGGGAATCCGTTTTAATATCTTTCAGTTAAATCAAACCTATTTAGGAAAAGACGACAGGCTGAACATCGGGCCAAAAGGTTTTACCGGAGAGAAATACGGGGGGAGTACCTATTGGGATACGGAGGCGTATTGCATCCCGTTTTACATGGCTACAAAGAATCAGAAGGTAGCCAGAAGTTTACTGAAATACCGATATAATCAATTAGACAAAGCTATAGAAAATGCAACAAAACTTGGTTTTGTCAACGGGGCTGCGCTATATCCTATGGTTACGATGAACGGTGAAGAATGTCATAACGAATGGGAAATTACCTTTGAAGAGATTCACCGTAATGGGGCTATCGTATTTGCCATCTGTAATTACCTGAGATATACCGGCGATTACAGTTATATTCCGGAAATGGGATTGGAAGTGATGATCGGGGTTGCGCGTTTCTGGCACCAAAGAGTGCATTTTTCGGCCGACAAGGGCAAGTATGTCATCCTGGGGGTTACCGGGCCTAATGAATATGAAAATAATGTGAATAATAACTGGTATACCAATTATCTGGCTCAATGGTGCATCCGGTTTGCAGCAGAACACATTGCGAAAGTTAGGAAAGAATATACCGGCGATTATAAGCGTATAATATCAGTTACCAACCTGTCTGATGAAGAAATAAAAACATGGCTTCAGGTAGCAGAAAACATGTATTTTCCATATTCAGGGAAGTATCAGGTATACCTTCAGCAAGACGGGTTTCTGGATAAGGATTTAAAAACCGTAGCGCACCTTCCGAAAGAACAACGACCGATTAATCAAAAGTGGTCTTGGGATCGGATTCTCCGTTCTCCTTATATTAAACAGGCTGATGTTTTACAGGGTTTTTATTTCTTTGAAGATCAGTTTACAAAAGAAGAACTGGAACGCCATTTTGATTATTACGAACCCTTCACTGTACATGAATCTTCTTTGTCGCCTTGCGTACATAGTATTCAGGCGGCTGTTCTGGGAAGAATGGACCAGGCCTATGAATTCTATTTAAGAACATCGCGATTAGATTTGGATGATTACAACAAGGAAGTTCACGAAGGACTTCATATAACTTCTATGGCCGGTACCTGGATGAGTATAGTGGAAGGTTTTGGGAATATGAGAGTAAAAAACGGAATGCTTTCTTTCGAACCTAAAATACCCGAACAATGGAAAGGATACTCTTTTAAGGTGAATTACAGAGGACATATTCTTAAAGTGGAAGTTTCTCATGAAAAGACCTCTATTACGACCGATGGCACCCAAGGATTGGCCGTTATGTTGAATGGTGAGAAAATAGAATTACAACCAGTAGTTAAACCATGA
- a CDS encoding glycoside hydrolase family 97 protein produces the protein MKKLIFVFFILLGTTLSTSQELVSPDGKLKMIFSIREKGMPAYELLYKERQVIKPSRLGFELKDDKRPLLDGFKVVETNTGTCDETWKPVWGEVAEIRNYYNELVVTLLQKETERVMVVRFRLFDDGLGFRYEFPRQKNLVYFVIKEERTQFAMTGNHKAFWIPGDYDSQEYDYTESRLSEISELFDTALTDNASQEQFSKTGVQTALMMKTDEGLYINLHEAALIDYSLMNLNLDDKKFVFESWLTPDAQGDKGYMQAPCVSPWRTVMVSDDARGILASKMTLNLNEPSKIKDPAWIKPMKYVGVWWEMITGKSSWSYTDDFPSVELGKTDYKKARPNGIHAANTAHVKEYIDFAALHGFDGVLVEGWNEGWEDWFGKSKDYVFDFVTPYPDFDVEAIHTYAKSKGVKMIMHHETSGSVRNYERHLDTAYQFMKKYDYPAVKSGYVGDIIPRGEHHYSQWIINHYQYALEKAADYQVMVNAHEAVRPTGICRTYPNLIGNESARGTEFQAFGGSKPNHVTILPFTRLIGGPMDYTPGIFEMDISKLNPNNNSRVNATIANQLALYVTIYSPLQMAADLPENYNRFPDAFQFIKDVAIDWDDSKYLEAEPGRYITVARKAKGTDNWFVGNVNGLDKRTSKISLDFLERGKKYTATIYADAKDAHYKTNPQAYTISTKKVTGKSKLSLDSAPGGGYAISIIENE, from the coding sequence ATGAAAAAGTTAATTTTTGTATTTTTTATACTGCTCGGAACGACATTATCAACCAGCCAGGAATTGGTGTCTCCTGATGGCAAGCTGAAAATGATCTTTTCCATAAGGGAAAAAGGAATGCCGGCCTATGAATTATTATATAAAGAACGTCAGGTTATAAAACCGAGCAGACTTGGTTTTGAGCTGAAAGATGATAAAAGACCATTGCTGGACGGTTTTAAGGTTGTGGAAACCAATACCGGTACATGTGATGAAACCTGGAAGCCGGTCTGGGGTGAGGTAGCCGAGATCAGGAATTACTATAATGAACTGGTCGTTACATTGTTGCAAAAGGAAACAGAGCGGGTAATGGTAGTCCGTTTTAGGCTCTTCGATGATGGGCTGGGATTTCGCTATGAATTTCCCAGGCAAAAAAACCTTGTATATTTCGTGATCAAAGAAGAGCGAACTCAATTTGCCATGACCGGAAATCATAAGGCTTTCTGGATTCCAGGCGATTACGATAGCCAGGAATACGATTATACCGAGTCGAGACTTTCAGAAATTAGCGAACTGTTCGATACCGCTCTGACAGATAATGCCTCGCAGGAACAGTTTTCTAAAACAGGAGTGCAAACTGCCTTGATGATGAAAACGGATGAAGGTTTGTATATCAACCTGCATGAAGCAGCCTTGATTGACTACTCACTGATGAATTTGAACCTCGATGATAAGAAATTTGTTTTTGAATCCTGGTTAACTCCCGATGCTCAAGGTGATAAAGGCTATATGCAGGCTCCGTGTGTGAGCCCGTGGAGAACAGTTATGGTCAGTGATGATGCAAGAGGTATTCTGGCTTCGAAAATGACCCTGAATTTGAACGAACCGAGTAAAATAAAAGACCCTGCGTGGATCAAACCCATGAAATATGTAGGCGTCTGGTGGGAAATGATCACAGGGAAAAGCTCGTGGTCCTATACCGACGATTTCCCGTCGGTAGAGCTTGGGAAAACGGATTATAAAAAAGCAAGGCCAAATGGGATACATGCAGCTAATACAGCTCACGTAAAGGAGTATATCGACTTTGCCGCCCTGCATGGTTTCGACGGTGTTCTGGTAGAGGGATGGAATGAAGGATGGGAAGACTGGTTTGGAAAATCTAAAGATTACGTATTTGACTTTGTAACACCTTATCCTGATTTTGATGTGGAAGCAATCCATACCTACGCAAAATCTAAAGGGGTAAAAATGATAATGCATCACGAAACTTCCGGTTCGGTTCGAAATTACGAACGTCATTTGGATACAGCTTATCAGTTCATGAAAAAATATGATTATCCGGCTGTAAAAAGTGGATATGTAGGAGATATTATACCCAGGGGCGAACATCATTACAGTCAGTGGATAATTAACCACTATCAATATGCATTGGAAAAGGCTGCTGACTATCAGGTTATGGTAAATGCACATGAGGCTGTCCGACCTACCGGAATTTGCAGGACTTATCCGAATTTGATAGGGAATGAGTCGGCCAGGGGGACAGAGTTTCAGGCATTTGGAGGCTCTAAACCGAACCATGTTACGATATTGCCATTTACACGTTTAATAGGTGGCCCTATGGATTATACACCGGGAATTTTCGAAATGGATATTTCAAAGCTCAATCCCAATAATAACTCTCGTGTAAATGCTACAATCGCTAATCAATTGGCACTTTATGTTACCATATACAGTCCGTTACAGATGGCTGCCGATTTGCCTGAAAATTATAATCGGTTTCCCGATGCTTTTCAGTTTATTAAAGATGTTGCGATTGATTGGGATGACAGTAAATACCTGGAAGCCGAACCCGGTAGGTATATCACTGTAGCACGTAAAGCAAAAGGGACTGACAATTGGTTTGTAGGGAACGTGAATGGACTTGATAAAAGAACGTCTAAAATAAGTTTGGATTTTCTGGAGCGAGGAAAGAAATATACGGCAACCATATATGCCGATGCAAAAGATGCTCATTACAAGACCAATCCTCAAGCTTATACAATCAGTACCAAAAAGGTAACCGGAAAATCGAAATTGAGCCTGGACTCTGCCCCCGGAGGCGGATATGCTATCAGTATTATTGAAAATGAATAA
- a CDS encoding glycoside hydrolase family 13 protein, producing MNRILQLFMLLLPLAISAQIDKIEPPFWWSGMNHSKLQIMVYGDEIARYTPEVKNAVITGITKTENPNYVFITVDTEGLDPGTYNIDFKKGKRTVFTHAYELKKRTPGSNIRKGFDASDVIYLLMPDRFANGNPANDSHPELTEKVNRNFEGGRHGGDIQGIIDHLDHIEALGATAVWSTPLCEDNDKKYSYHTYAQSDVYRIDPRYGTNKDYQRLSEELHKRDMKLLMDYVTNHWGLEHWMIKDLPAYDWIHQFPGYAQTNYRMTTQMDPNASGRDRRYCMDGWFVQSMPDLNQQNPLVLNYLIQNAVWWIEFADLDGFRVDTYSYNDKEAIALWTKAIMDEYPHFNIVGEVWMHDQAQMAYWQKDSKIGAIQNYNSYLPSVMDFTLHDAVTVVFKEKNPTWDKGMIQVYENFVNDFLYPDVNKLLVFAENHDTARINELYPDLKDYKLIMTLIATVRGMPQIYYGSEIGMKGNKSKGDGDIRRDFPGGWANDENNAFTASGRTDLQNEYFDFTSKLFNWRKGAEVIHSGETTQYIPENEVYVFFRHDKDRAVMVIVNNNPAAQTIKLDRFAENLGGFSKGEEVLSGRETGLDSTLGVPAKTSYIIELKK from the coding sequence ATGAACAGAATTCTTCAACTTTTTATGCTGCTATTGCCTTTGGCAATAAGCGCGCAAATAGATAAAATAGAACCGCCTTTTTGGTGGTCGGGTATGAATCACAGTAAACTTCAGATCATGGTATATGGCGATGAAATTGCCCGATACACTCCTGAGGTTAAAAATGCTGTGATTACCGGTATTACCAAAACCGAAAACCCTAACTATGTTTTTATAACTGTTGATACAGAAGGTCTGGATCCGGGTACTTACAACATTGATTTTAAAAAAGGGAAGCGAACGGTATTTACTCATGCCTATGAATTAAAAAAAAGAACCCCGGGTTCTAACATCAGAAAAGGATTTGATGCATCAGATGTTATATATTTACTGATGCCTGATCGTTTTGCTAATGGTAATCCGGCGAATGATTCACATCCGGAATTAACAGAAAAAGTAAACAGGAATTTTGAAGGAGGACGACATGGAGGAGATATACAGGGAATAATAGATCATTTAGATCATATTGAAGCTTTGGGGGCAACCGCCGTCTGGAGCACCCCATTATGCGAGGATAATGACAAAAAATATTCGTATCACACCTATGCGCAAAGTGATGTGTATCGAATAGATCCGCGATATGGGACTAATAAGGATTATCAAAGGCTCTCTGAAGAACTTCATAAGCGTGATATGAAACTGCTAATGGATTATGTTACCAATCATTGGGGGCTGGAGCACTGGATGATTAAAGATTTACCGGCTTACGATTGGATACACCAGTTTCCGGGCTATGCGCAAACTAATTACCGGATGACGACCCAAATGGATCCTAATGCCTCCGGAAGAGACCGGCGGTATTGTATGGATGGTTGGTTTGTACAATCGATGCCTGATTTAAATCAACAGAATCCATTAGTGTTGAATTATCTTATTCAAAATGCTGTCTGGTGGATCGAATTCGCAGATCTGGATGGGTTCAGGGTCGATACTTACTCCTATAATGATAAAGAGGCGATCGCCTTATGGACTAAGGCAATTATGGATGAGTATCCACATTTTAACATTGTTGGCGAGGTATGGATGCACGATCAGGCCCAGATGGCGTATTGGCAGAAGGACAGTAAAATAGGGGCTATCCAGAATTACAACTCTTACCTGCCAAGTGTAATGGATTTCACTTTACACGACGCTGTTACAGTAGTATTCAAAGAAAAGAACCCTACATGGGACAAAGGGATGATTCAGGTGTACGAAAATTTTGTGAATGACTTTTTATATCCTGATGTTAACAAACTGTTGGTCTTTGCTGAGAATCACGATACAGCCCGGATCAATGAACTGTATCCGGACCTTAAAGATTATAAACTGATAATGACTTTGATAGCAACCGTTCGGGGAATGCCTCAGATTTATTACGGAAGCGAAATTGGAATGAAAGGCAATAAAAGTAAAGGCGATGGAGACATCAGACGTGATTTTCCCGGAGGGTGGGCAAATGATGAAAATAATGCTTTTACAGCATCGGGTAGAACAGATCTGCAAAATGAATATTTCGATTTTACATCAAAGCTTTTTAACTGGAGGAAAGGAGCTGAAGTAATACACTCCGGTGAAACCACTCAGTATATTCCGGAAAATGAAGTGTATGTGTTTTTCAGGCATGATAAAGACAGGGCGGTAATGGTGATTGTTAATAATAATCCAGCAGCTCAAACTATAAAACTTGACCGTTTTGCTGAAAACCTGGGCGGATTTTCTAAAGGGGAAGAAGTTCTTTCAGGAAGGGAGACAGGTTTGGATTCAACACTTGGAGTGCCTGCAAAAACAAGTTATATTATTGAACTTAAAAAATAA
- a CDS encoding alpha-amylase family glycosyl hydrolase, protein MKKICIALMAAAVLGACKNEPKKDTAEFEEKSAYKPISDDVLEEGVIYEANIRQYSEEGSFNAFTKDIPQLKELGVKVIWLMPVYPISGTKSKGSLGSYYAITDYTSVNPEFGTVDDFRNLVKTAHDNGIYVILDWVANHTGWDHVWIKEHPEYYTQDEKGNIVDPLNPETGESWGWTDVADLSYDNPEMRKEMIEEMLYWVKEENVDGFRCDVAHQVPVDFWEDAIKEIRAVKPVFMLAEAEQPELLKNAFDMQYAWEGHHIMNEIAREKKNVKAWDHYMKKNDTLLEDDDIFMNFTSNHDENSWNGTVFERMGDAAETFAAMSYCIPGMPLIYSGQEYDMNKRLLFFEKDTIVKKKGRFYPFYRKMGALKNNHPALKGGKKAAAYKRITTSEDTALLAFERFSGENKLIFIANLSGEDVKASIDYSGKFKNYMTDDDVELKAEIEYELQPWEYLILVQE, encoded by the coding sequence ATGAAGAAAATATGTATTGCCCTAATGGCAGCAGCTGTTTTAGGAGCCTGTAAAAATGAGCCTAAAAAGGATACGGCCGAGTTTGAAGAAAAGAGTGCTTATAAGCCAATTTCTGATGATGTTTTGGAAGAAGGAGTAATCTATGAAGCCAATATTCGCCAGTATTCTGAAGAAGGATCGTTTAATGCTTTTACAAAAGACATTCCTCAATTAAAAGAATTAGGCGTAAAGGTCATTTGGTTAATGCCCGTGTATCCGATATCCGGCACCAAAAGCAAAGGTTCGCTGGGCAGCTATTATGCTATAACCGATTATACCAGTGTGAATCCTGAGTTTGGAACGGTAGATGATTTCAGAAACCTGGTAAAAACGGCACATGACAATGGAATCTATGTGATTTTAGATTGGGTGGCAAACCATACCGGCTGGGACCATGTGTGGATCAAAGAACATCCGGAATATTATACACAAGATGAAAAGGGTAATATTGTAGACCCGCTCAATCCGGAAACGGGAGAATCATGGGGGTGGACAGACGTTGCTGACCTCAGTTATGATAACCCGGAGATGAGAAAAGAGATGATAGAAGAAATGTTGTACTGGGTAAAAGAAGAAAATGTCGATGGTTTTCGTTGTGATGTAGCGCACCAGGTGCCTGTAGACTTCTGGGAAGATGCCATAAAGGAAATCAGGGCAGTAAAACCGGTGTTCATGCTGGCGGAGGCAGAACAGCCTGAACTTTTAAAAAATGCTTTTGACATGCAGTATGCCTGGGAAGGGCATCATATTATGAATGAAATAGCCCGGGAAAAGAAGAATGTAAAAGCCTGGGATCACTATATGAAGAAAAATGACACACTATTGGAGGATGACGATATATTTATGAATTTCACGTCTAACCATGATGAAAACTCGTGGAATGGAACTGTGTTTGAAAGAATGGGAGATGCTGCGGAAACTTTTGCAGCCATGTCTTATTGCATCCCGGGAATGCCTTTGATCTATAGCGGACAGGAATACGATATGAATAAAAGACTACTGTTTTTTGAAAAAGATACAATTGTAAAGAAGAAGGGTAGGTTTTATCCTTTCTATCGGAAAATGGGTGCTTTAAAAAACAACCATCCGGCTCTTAAAGGAGGGAAGAAAGCAGCAGCTTACAAGCGGATCACAACTTCAGAAGACACTGCATTGCTGGCTTTTGAAAGGTTTTCAGGTGAAAATAAACTAATTTTTATAGCTAATCTGTCGGGAGAGGATGTAAAGGCATCAATAGATTATAGCGGAAAATTTAAGAACTATATGACAGATGATGATGTAGAGTTAAAAGCTGAGATCGAATATGAACTCCAGCCTTGGGAATATTTGATTCTTGTTCAGGAATAA